Below is a window of Pseudomonadota bacterium DNA.
GGCGCACAGTCACACCCATCTTATACCTCCTTCAGACTGTGCAAAATGCAACCTATACGCAGTAAAGATTTTGCCACAAGGAGAGGTGAAAGTCTATCCATTAATTAGATCCTTGTTAGCTCGTTTAAAAGATCGTCGGAGCTGGGGCCAATCTTGTTCGAGTCAGTTCGGTATCTCTTTATCCACGAATCAAATTCTGATCGTTTCACAAGAATCTTTCGTCTGATGCAATAGGAGGGGATGGGGTCTCCGTCGTAGATGAGATATTCCCGGAGGGTCCGCACTGATAAAGATGAATATTCAGAAAGACCCTTGAGGTCGAGATATCGGTCATTATCATAATTTTCTACCCTGCCATAACTCTTCGGCAAACCCTGCCCTCCTTGTTGTAGACTATCGACAAAACCCTCCTCCACGACAGGCTACCGCCATTACAAATAATAAATACCCCTTGCCGGTATAAAAGCAGTTGCAAATCCAATATATTTTATTTGCAATAAGATGTCAAGGAATAATTAAAGTAATTTTGATTTGATTTGCAACTACTTTTTTGATATAAGAATCACATATGGAATACTATCAGTTATTCAGACTGGCCAGGGTAATGCAAGGAAAGACTCAAACCGGGGTTGGAGCAGCGGCAGGAGTTACACATCAGGCAGTTAATGCTTACGAGAAAGGATCAGCTTCACTTTCAATGGAAACTCTTCGTAAAATGGCAATATCCATAAACATAAATCCGGACTATCTGATCGATCCTTCTGCAAATCCCTTCCTGTCACAAGAAGTTATAAAGATGGAATTCCCCGAAAATCTGTTTCTTCCCGG
It encodes the following:
- a CDS encoding helix-turn-helix domain-containing protein, encoding MPKSYGRVENYDNDRYLDLKGLSEYSSLSVRTLREYLIYDGDPIPSYCIRRKILVKRSEFDSWIKRYRTDSNKIGPSSDDLLNELTRI